The following DNA comes from Oncorhynchus masou masou isolate Uvic2021 chromosome 21, UVic_Omas_1.1, whole genome shotgun sequence.
GATATCATAGGGGTGTTGTCCGGGGAGGGTGCCCAGGTGGGAGGGTCGCACAGTGGGCATGAGAAGGGGGCCATATGGGTGGTGGGGCTCCAGGCTGCTGGGGGAGTAAAGTTCATGGAGGGGCCTGGGGGCCCCGTAGGCTTGGCATTGTGCGTAGCCCCACTCCTCTGCTGGGTGCAGGTGTGAGTGGGGGTGAGGAAGGCCTGGGTGGAGTCCGGAAGCGTAGGGGTCCATGGAATAGGTGGGCGCTCTGGGCTCGCAGCGGGAGCGACACTGGAGGGAGGGGTAGTTGCTATCCCAGAAGGATGGGGGGAAGCTGTGGCGACTGCTGGGTGAAGGGGTGtctgagagagaacgagagagcgatagagggagggaggtaaacaAAGATCAGGTTAAGGTATGACATGGACAGTTGCTGTGTGTCATGTCATGATTTACAGACACGTATTGGATGGCCTGGGAAAGATGCATGCAAGTCATGACAACATTATTTAGGTCACATGGTTTTCACACCCCCTGGCCCAGACACAGTATATTGGTCATATGTACATACAGCACACAGTCCTACCAACAGCAGCCTTCTGCTGGCTACAGAtacgagagaaagagacatattccaacagacagagaaagagacagagagacagagagagagagagagagagagagagagagagagagagagagagaaagacagagacagacagacagacagacagacagacagagaacccATCGCCCTCCCAGCAGCCCCTTCACTCCCCTCAGcacccctccctcacctcttcacccctcctaacccacctgttgttttttctccctcacctcttcaaccccccccaacccctcccccCCAGGGGTTCTAAGCTTACGCCTGCATATAAACATAGTATCTGTTGTGAGGCAGGAAGACGGATGAAGACgtccagagcgagagagacagagagacagagagaaacagagagagagagagacagagagagacagagagagagacagagagagagagagggacagacagacagacagacagacagacagacagacagacagacagacagacagacagacagaaacagagagagcgagagagagtgagagagacagagagagagagagagagaaagacagagagagagagagagagagagagagagagagagacagagagagagagagggacagacagacagacagacagacagacagacagacagacagacagacagacagaaacagagcgagagagagagagagagagacagagagagagagagagaaagaccgagagagagagagagagagagagagagagagagagagagagagagacagagagagagagaaagggagagggagaacaggctgAGCACTACTGTGTGGGCGAGGTAAATGGTAAATGTAAAAGTGGAGAAATTGATGAGTAGCAGTGAAACAATTTGTACAAACATATTGCTGTTGAATACAGTTAATGTGAAGACATTGGTTGACATCAGAGGAATATAAAAGACCTTCCACACCATCTGCCCCTGTTGTTGATTAGAGAGAAAATGTCCACTGATTGATAATAATCCATTCATCTATGAATTGGTAGCCTCTTTGTGTAAAAAATTATATATTTAACTGGTTCTCTCTACAATGTCACATTGATGTATAACATACTGTCTAGACTTGGGTTTTTTCTGTTCATCTGTATCTGCTTGTGtttaataaataaaggttaaaaaaatatcaTCAAAACACCCCTAACTACCCAAAGCACATCTAACTACCAAAAACACACCTAACTACCCAAAGCACATCAAACGACCAAAAACACACCTAACTACCCAAAGCACATCTAACTACCAAAAACACACCTAACTACCCAAAGCACATCTAACTACCAAAAACACACCTAACTACCCAAAGCACATCTAACTACCAAAAACACACCTAACTACCCAAAGCACATCTAACTACCAAAAACACACCTAACTACCAAAAGCACATCTAACTACCAAAAACACATCTAACTACCCAAAGCACATCTAACTACCAAAAACACACCTAACTACCCAAAGCACACCTAACTACCCAAAGCACATCTAACTACCAAAAACACACCTAACTACCCAAAGCACATCTAACGACCAAAAACACACCTAACTACCCAAAGCACATCTAACTACCAAAAACACATCTAACTACCCAAAGCACATCTAACTACCAAAACACACCTAACTACCCAAAGCACATCTAACTACCAAAAACACACCTAACTACCCAAAGCACATCTAACTACCAAAAACACACCTAACTACCCAAAGCACATCTAACTACCAAAAACACACCTAACTACCCAAAGCACATCTAACTACCAAAACACAGCTAACTACCCAAAGCACATCTAACGACCAATAACACACCTAACTATGCAAAGCACATCTAACTACCAAAACACACCTAACTACCCAAAGCACATCTAACGACCAAAAACACACCTGACTACCCAAAGCACATCTAACTACCAAAAACACACCTAACTACCCAAAGCACATCTAACGACCAAAAACACACCTAACTACCCAAAGCACATCTAACGACCAAAAACACACCTAACTACCCAAAGCACAACTACCAAAAACACACCTAACTACCTAAAGCACATCTAACGACCAAAAACACACCTAACTACCCAAAGCACATCTAACTACCAAAAACACACCTAACTACCCAAAGCACATCTAACCACCAAAAACACACCTAACTATCCAAAGCACATCTAACTACCCAAAACACACATAACTATCCAAAGCACACTTAACTGAGAGCCTGAAGAACCTCAAAAGCATGTCTAATGATATGCCTGACCCTTGACCCGCAAGCCTTCCTAACCTCTGATCCCAACATTtttagtccacacacacacacacacacacacacacacacacacacacacacacacacacacacacacacacacacacacacacacacacacgtgtcctcTGACCTCACCAGTCACACACATggtggcagacacacacagaccccccgCCATACCACACACACTCCTAGCtgtgtctaccctacctgtacccaGGTCCAACGCCCTCCTCTTGCCCTCTCCTTCCATGTAGGAGCTGAGTGCCCTGGAGAAGTGTTCGTCCACCACACTGCTGATGTCCCCCTGGTAGTACGTGAAGAGGATGCAACGCGACGTCAGGTACTCAGCCTCGGGGACTTCCTGTTTCTCCTTAGGGCCTTCCTCCGGTCGCTTGGCGGAGGGATACGAGGAAGAGGAAGTGCCGGGGCCCACGCTGGTGCCTGACGACACCCCCTCGGGACCTCTTTGCATCCCCCTGCTTTCCATCATGAAGTCTCTGTGGCGAGGAGAGGTGCTCCTCAGACCGACTGGTGCCTGGAGGGGGATGGGGTTGGGTGGGGGCAATAGACAGTtgttaggagggagagagatctgGTAGACATCACGTCTATTGTGACataagacgtgtgtgtgtgtttgtgtgtgtgtgtgtgtgtgggtgggcgtGTGCATTGACGAATAGTCCTGTGATCATGACACTGTTTTTTCCCACAACTATTCAAACAAAATCAGTGTCTTCCAATTGCCAAACAACAAAAATGCTGAGCCATAACAAAAATGTAATCCTTAGCTTTGATAATGGAACATTGAGAAACAGAGCACTGTATGTGGAATACATTTGG
Coding sequences within:
- the LOC135508446 gene encoding transcription cofactor vestigial-like protein 2 — encoded protein: MSCLDVMYPVYGHYAPYAPATPAFINNFQAPVGLRSTSPRHRDFMMESRGMQRGPEGVSSGTSVGPGTSSSSYPSAKRPEEGPKEKQEVPEAEYLTSRCILFTYYQGDISSVVDEHFSRALSSYMEGEGKRRALDLGTDTPSPSSRHSFPPSFWDSNYPSLQCRSRCEPRAPTYSMDPYASGLHPGLPHPHSHLHPAEEWGYAQCQAYGAPRPLHELYSPSSLEPHHPYGPLLMPTVRPSHLGTLPGQHPYDISKLDPTAPWPGLLPPGEISINMDSGLQHHKKGKELYWF